Proteins from a genomic interval of Cydia amplana chromosome 8, ilCydAmpl1.1, whole genome shotgun sequence:
- the LOC134650372 gene encoding uncharacterized protein LOC134650372 — protein sequence MESDLSDEEYEDGTVRVVKKRKVEKRAQKYKFQWEADFPWLKKDETNDFNAKCTACGVVIVIGTGGVGQIKQHENTNTHKKRMEIKKTSGLLSKFLTTPSTSNTACLNNNTENVSAAELALTYHAIKHNLSYNSMDCLVKLNKIIYVDSSTATSIRLGRTKMEALVTEVLGPYSLQGVVDDLKNEDQYFSLQTDASNKKNIKLFPLVVQYFSAKNGLQTKLLDFYENINESADGMFSSIKESLANLDLTFENVSGFSADNTNANFGARHSLFTNIREEVPDVLKGNCHAHIIHNCVKRAMDFLSYDIENVILKIYSHFAHSAVRREDLKKFVEAADG from the exons atggaaAGTGACTTAAGTGACGAAGAATACGAAGATGGGACTGTTCGCGTGGTAAAAAAACGTAAAGTAGAAAAACGtgcacaaaaatataaatttcaatGGGAAGCCGATTTCCCTTGGCTAAAGAAGGATGAAACTAACGATTTTAATGCAAAATGCACAGCGTGTGGTGTTGTTATTGTTATCGGAACAGGTGGCGTAGGTCAG aTAAAGCAACATGAGAATACTAATACACACAAAAAAagaatggaaattaaaaaaacatctggGCTCTTAAGTAAATTCCTGACAACTCCATCTACATCTAACACTGCATGTCTCAACAATAACACTGAGAATGTTTCAGCGGCTGAGCTTGCCTTGACATATCATGCTATAAAACATAATCTTTCATACAACAGTATGGATTGTCtagtgaaattaaataaaattatctacgTTGACTCAAGCACAGCCACCAGCATACGGTTAGGCCGAACAAAAATGGAAGCTTTAGTGACTGAGGTGTTGGGGCCATATTCTCTTCAGGGTGTTGTGGATGatttaaaaaatgaagaccagtACTTCAGCCTTCAAACAGATgcctctaataaaaaaaatattaagcttTTTCCACTTGTTGTGCAATATTTTTCTGCAAAGAATGGTCTTCAAACTAAGTTGCtggatttctatgaaaatattaatgAAAGTGCAGATGGCATGTTTAGTTCTATAAAGGAGTCATTAGCAAACCTGGATTTGACTTTTGAGAATGTTTCTGGATTTAGTGCTGATAACACAAATGCAAACTTTGGTGCTCGACATTctttatttactaatattaGAGAGGAGGTCCCTGATGTATTAAAAGGCAATTGCCATGCACATATTATTCACAACTGTGTAAAGCGTGCCATGGATTTCCTGTCTTATGATATAGAAAACGTGATTTTAAAAATCTACAGTCACTTTGCTCATTCAGCAGTTAGGAGAGAAGACTTAAAAAAATTTGTTGAAGCTGCTGATG GTTAA